A window of Amycolatopsis australiensis contains these coding sequences:
- the glgX gene encoding glycogen debranching protein GlgX: MATRPSTQHVLAGRPFPLGAHPEAGGVRFAITSAVADAVDLCLIDPDGSERRIPLTERTFGVWHGLVPGVTPGQRYGYRIHGPYDPVRGLRCNPHKLLVDPYARQITGGLTDLRAAQGFTGDPDRGPMSTVDSLGRVPLSVVSSPGGPDTGVKPEVPFEEAVIYELHVKGFTQQHPFIPEALRGTYLGLAHPVAIEYLTRLGVTSVELLPVHSFLDEPSLVRAGRHNYWGYSPLGFFAPHAAYASEPGHEVEEFRLMVAALHAAGIEVILDVVFNHTCEGGPDGPTLSFRGLNAPEYYLHTERGHMADITGCGNTLEAGSPTVVRLVTDSLRYWTQEMGVDGFRFDLASTLGRPRGGVFDRNSTMLTAITTDPVLSRCKLIAEPWDATGEGYRVGDFGAQWAEWNGRYRDTVRDFWRGATGVRDLAYRLSGSSDLYDHNLRRPWQSINFVTAHDGFTLRDLVSYNEKHNEANGEDNRDGGNDNRSWNHGAEGETTDPAIRELRARQVRNLFATLLLSTGTPMITAGDEFWRTQRGNNNAYCLDDETSWLDWTPEEQEADAMLAFARRVVRLRANSPALRQPEFFEGRTTPTGKPDLIWFRPDGEEFGETDWFEDRHTLGMWIDGSNSQARNRDGELVPDHSWLLWLHAGDQPAEVVLPGREYGETFKPTLDTSTADGSPADPGPLEAKSRLTLQSRSLLLLRAPRLAAEAA, translated from the coding sequence ATGGCCACACGACCCTCCACCCAGCACGTCCTCGCCGGACGCCCGTTTCCGCTCGGCGCCCACCCGGAGGCAGGCGGAGTGCGGTTCGCCATCACCTCGGCCGTCGCCGACGCGGTCGACCTCTGCCTGATCGACCCCGACGGGTCCGAGCGGCGGATCCCGCTGACCGAGCGCACGTTCGGCGTCTGGCACGGCCTGGTGCCCGGCGTGACGCCGGGGCAGCGGTACGGCTACCGGATCCACGGCCCGTACGACCCGGTCCGCGGCCTGCGCTGCAACCCGCACAAGCTGCTCGTCGACCCCTACGCCCGGCAGATCACCGGCGGGCTCACCGACCTGCGGGCCGCGCAGGGCTTCACCGGCGACCCGGACCGCGGCCCGATGTCCACAGTGGACTCCCTTGGCAGGGTGCCGCTGTCGGTGGTCAGCTCGCCGGGCGGGCCGGACACCGGGGTCAAGCCGGAGGTCCCGTTCGAGGAGGCGGTGATCTACGAGCTGCACGTCAAGGGGTTCACCCAGCAGCACCCGTTCATCCCGGAGGCGCTGCGCGGCACCTACCTGGGCCTGGCCCACCCGGTCGCGATCGAGTACCTGACCCGGCTCGGCGTCACGTCCGTGGAGCTGCTGCCGGTGCACTCGTTCCTCGACGAGCCGTCGCTGGTGCGGGCCGGCCGGCACAACTACTGGGGGTACTCGCCGCTCGGCTTCTTCGCGCCGCACGCCGCCTACGCCAGCGAGCCCGGCCACGAGGTCGAGGAGTTCCGGCTGATGGTGGCCGCCCTGCACGCGGCGGGCATCGAAGTGATCCTCGACGTCGTGTTCAACCACACCTGCGAGGGCGGCCCGGACGGGCCGACGCTCAGCTTCCGCGGGCTGAACGCGCCGGAGTACTACCTGCACACCGAACGCGGGCACATGGCCGACATCACCGGCTGCGGCAACACGCTGGAGGCCGGCTCGCCGACCGTCGTGCGGCTGGTGACCGACTCGCTGCGGTACTGGACGCAGGAGATGGGCGTCGACGGCTTCCGCTTCGACCTCGCCAGCACGCTCGGCCGGCCGCGCGGCGGCGTCTTCGACCGCAACTCGACGATGCTCACCGCGATCACGACCGACCCGGTGCTCTCGCGCTGCAAGCTGATCGCGGAACCGTGGGACGCGACCGGCGAGGGCTACCGCGTCGGCGACTTCGGCGCCCAGTGGGCCGAGTGGAACGGCCGCTACCGCGACACCGTGCGTGACTTCTGGCGCGGCGCGACCGGCGTCCGGGACCTCGCCTACCGGCTGTCCGGCTCGTCGGACCTCTACGACCACAACCTGCGGCGCCCGTGGCAGTCGATCAACTTCGTCACCGCGCACGACGGCTTCACGCTGCGGGACCTGGTGTCCTACAACGAAAAGCACAACGAGGCCAACGGCGAGGACAACCGCGACGGCGGCAACGACAACCGCTCGTGGAACCACGGCGCCGAGGGGGAGACCACGGACCCGGCGATCCGCGAACTGCGCGCCCGGCAGGTGCGCAACCTCTTCGCGACGCTGCTGCTGTCCACCGGCACGCCGATGATCACCGCGGGTGACGAGTTCTGGCGGACCCAGCGCGGCAACAACAACGCGTACTGCCTCGACGACGAGACGTCGTGGCTGGACTGGACGCCCGAAGAGCAGGAGGCGGACGCGATGCTCGCCTTCGCCCGGCGGGTGGTCCGGCTGCGCGCGAACAGCCCGGCGCTGCGCCAGCCGGAGTTCTTCGAAGGCCGGACGACGCCGACCGGCAAGCCGGACCTGATCTGGTTCCGCCCGGACGGCGAGGAGTTCGGCGAGACCGACTGGTTCGAAGACCGGCACACGCTCGGCATGTGGATCGACGGCTCGAACAGCCAGGCCCGCAACCGCGACGGCGAGCTGGTGCCCGACCACTCGTGGCTGCTGTGGCTGCACGCCGGCGACCAGCCGGCCGAGGTGGTGCTGCCGGGCCGCGAGTACGGCGAGACGTTCAAGCCGACCCTCGACACGAGCACCGCGGACGGCAGCCCGGCCGACCCGGGCCCGCTGGAGGCCAAGAGCCGGCTGACGCTCCAGTCGCGTTCGCTGCTCCTGCTGCGTGCCCCGCGGCTGGCGGCCGAGGCCGCCTGA
- the treZ gene encoding malto-oligosyltrehalose trehalohydrolase, whose translation MRFSVWAPSARRVRVSVDAGVHEMTAGDGGWWHADAEGVNYAFLLDDDETPLPDPRSRRQPHGVHAESRVYDHAEFAWTDDAWTGRQLPGAVLYELHVGTFTEGGTFDAAIDRLDHLVDLGITHVELLPVNAFDGTAGWGYDGVLWGAVHEPYGGPDGFKRFVDAAHARGLAVVLDVVYNHLGPSGAYLDRFGPYFAGRNDWGPGLNLDGPGSDEVRRYVIGNALSWFRDFHVDALRLDAVHALLDRRAVHLLEQLAVEVETLSAALNRPLTLIAESDLNDPRLVTPRERGGYGLHAQWSDDFHHALHVKLTGETSGYYTDFAAPDAVERVLREVFFHAGTWSSFRERTHGRPVDTRTVPGHRFLAYLQNHDQIGNRATGDRLSATVPPDRLACGAAVLFCSPFTPMVFMGEEWAASTPWQFFASFPDPELAEAVRTGRRREFARHGWGEADVPDPMDPATVERSRLDWAEPERPGHREMLRLYRSLIRLRRERPELADPWVGDVCVDTTPDGAWLVLHRGGLRLAVNFGAGPVTLPLGATATLLTWGEAIVDGGAAHLPPDTFALVETAAAG comes from the coding sequence ATGAGGTTCAGCGTGTGGGCCCCGTCGGCCCGCCGGGTCCGGGTGAGCGTCGACGCCGGTGTCCACGAGATGACCGCCGGTGACGGCGGCTGGTGGCACGCCGACGCCGAGGGGGTCAACTACGCCTTCCTCCTGGACGACGACGAGACGCCGCTGCCCGACCCGCGGTCGCGCCGGCAGCCCCACGGCGTGCACGCGGAGTCCCGCGTCTACGACCACGCCGAGTTCGCCTGGACCGACGACGCCTGGACCGGACGGCAGCTGCCCGGGGCCGTCCTCTACGAGCTGCACGTCGGCACGTTCACCGAGGGCGGCACCTTCGACGCGGCCATCGACCGGCTCGACCACCTCGTCGACCTCGGCATCACGCACGTCGAGCTGCTGCCGGTCAACGCCTTCGACGGCACCGCCGGCTGGGGGTACGACGGCGTGCTCTGGGGCGCGGTCCACGAGCCCTACGGCGGACCCGACGGCTTCAAGCGGTTCGTCGACGCGGCGCACGCGCGCGGGCTGGCCGTCGTGCTCGACGTCGTCTACAACCACCTCGGGCCGTCCGGGGCCTACCTCGACCGGTTCGGGCCGTACTTCGCCGGGCGGAACGACTGGGGACCGGGGCTCAACCTCGACGGCCCCGGCTCCGACGAGGTCCGCCGGTACGTGATCGGCAACGCGCTGAGCTGGTTCCGCGACTTCCACGTCGACGCCCTGCGCCTGGACGCGGTGCACGCGCTGCTCGACCGGCGCGCGGTCCACCTGCTCGAACAGCTCGCCGTCGAGGTCGAGACGCTGTCCGCGGCCCTCAACCGGCCGCTGACACTGATCGCCGAGTCCGACCTCAACGACCCGCGGCTGGTCACCCCCCGCGAGCGCGGCGGCTACGGCCTGCACGCGCAGTGGTCGGACGACTTCCACCACGCCCTGCACGTCAAGCTCACCGGCGAGACGTCCGGGTACTACACGGACTTCGCCGCACCGGACGCGGTCGAGCGGGTCCTGCGCGAGGTGTTCTTCCACGCCGGGACCTGGTCGTCGTTCCGCGAGCGCACGCACGGCCGCCCGGTCGACACCCGGACCGTGCCGGGCCACCGCTTCCTCGCCTACCTGCAGAACCACGACCAGATCGGCAACCGCGCGACCGGCGACCGGCTGTCCGCGACGGTCCCGCCGGACCGGCTGGCCTGCGGCGCTGCGGTCCTGTTCTGCTCGCCGTTCACGCCGATGGTGTTCATGGGGGAGGAGTGGGCGGCGAGCACGCCGTGGCAGTTCTTCGCCTCCTTCCCGGACCCGGAGCTGGCCGAGGCGGTCCGCACCGGCCGCCGCCGCGAGTTCGCCCGGCACGGCTGGGGCGAGGCCGACGTGCCCGACCCGATGGACCCGGCGACCGTCGAACGGTCCCGGCTCGACTGGGCCGAGCCCGAGCGTCCCGGCCACCGGGAGATGCTCCGGCTCTACCGCTCGCTGATCCGGCTGCGCCGCGAGCGGCCGGAACTGGCCGACCCGTGGGTCGGCGACGTGTGCGTCGACACGACGCCGGACGGGGCCTGGCTGGTGCTGCACCGCGGCGGGCTGCGGCTGGCCGTCAACTTCGGCGCCGGCCCGGTGACGCTGCCGCTCGGCGCCACGGCGACCCTGCTGACCTGGGGCGAGGCCATCGTGGACGGTGGGGCCGCGCACCTGCCCCCGGACACTTTCGCCCTCGTCGAAACGGCGGCGGCCGGGTAA
- the treY gene encoding malto-oligosyltrehalose synthase, giving the protein MTVPESTYRVQLRPEFTFSDAAGIAGYLRDLGIGALYASPVLDAAPGSTHGYDVVDPTRARPALGGEDARRELSALLKELGMGLVVDIVPNHMSVEVPKANKWWWDVLEHGRDSEYASFFDIDWERGPLLLPVLGDDGAVAELSVEDGELAYYDHRFPIAPGTAGGTPQEVHERQHYRLIGWRRGNAELSYRRFFDITNLAAVRVEDPTVFAETHGEVLRWVADGDVTGLRVDHPDGLADPGGYFRRLRENAPGAWIVAEKILHPGEPLPQTWPVDGTTGYDALREIAGVFVDPAAEPAFTELANELGVKTGYHRVEAEARRLVTDRILVAEVRRIAALLRDVDAEAARAAVAETMIAFPVYRSYLPEGTEHWAAAIAGARQARPDLGDALDALDAQVRAEPGGELATRLQQTSGMVVAKGTEDTTFYRYTRFAALNEVGGNPDRFGIGVEEFHRLAAEREAGHPAAMTTLTTHDTKRSEDTRARMAVLAEVPGEFADAVRRWSARRGIDEPSLNLLAWQTLVSTWPIEPARLRDYLDKAAKEAKLRTSWTDHDEAFEADVAAWPGDVMGDAELASDVEAFVARIGKAGYANSLGQKLVQLTAPGVPDVYQGTELWDFSLVDPDNRRPVDYAARREILARILQGEQPEIDASGAAKLLVVHKALRLRREHPALFRGYRPLRAEGPAAEHCLAYTRSADLAVAVTRLPVGLEAGGGWRGTVLPLPGGTWTDVLTGREATGDLATLFDRYPVALLVRGDA; this is encoded by the coding sequence ATGACGGTCCCGGAGTCGACCTACCGGGTGCAGCTGCGCCCGGAGTTCACCTTCAGCGACGCCGCCGGCATCGCCGGCTACCTGCGTGACCTGGGCATAGGGGCGCTCTACGCCTCGCCGGTGCTCGACGCCGCCCCGGGCTCGACCCACGGCTACGACGTCGTCGACCCGACGCGCGCCCGGCCGGCACTGGGCGGTGAAGACGCCCGCCGCGAGCTGAGCGCGCTGCTCAAGGAGCTCGGCATGGGCCTGGTGGTCGACATCGTGCCGAACCACATGTCGGTCGAGGTGCCGAAGGCCAACAAGTGGTGGTGGGACGTGCTCGAGCACGGCCGCGACTCCGAGTACGCGTCCTTCTTCGACATCGACTGGGAGCGCGGCCCGCTGCTGCTGCCCGTGCTCGGTGACGATGGAGCCGTCGCCGAGCTGTCGGTCGAGGACGGCGAGCTGGCCTACTACGACCACCGGTTCCCGATCGCGCCCGGCACCGCGGGCGGGACGCCGCAGGAGGTCCACGAACGCCAGCACTACCGCCTGATCGGCTGGCGCCGCGGCAACGCCGAGCTGAGCTACCGGCGCTTCTTCGACATCACGAACCTGGCCGCGGTCCGCGTCGAGGACCCGACGGTGTTCGCGGAGACGCACGGCGAGGTCCTGCGCTGGGTGGCCGACGGCGACGTCACCGGCCTGCGCGTCGACCACCCGGACGGGCTCGCCGACCCGGGCGGGTACTTCCGGCGGCTGCGCGAGAACGCGCCGGGCGCGTGGATCGTGGCGGAGAAGATCCTGCACCCGGGCGAGCCGCTGCCGCAGACCTGGCCGGTCGACGGCACCACCGGCTACGACGCCCTGCGCGAGATCGCCGGCGTGTTCGTCGACCCGGCCGCCGAGCCCGCCTTCACCGAGCTGGCGAACGAGCTGGGCGTGAAGACCGGCTACCACCGCGTCGAGGCCGAAGCCCGGCGTCTGGTCACCGACCGCATCCTCGTGGCCGAGGTCCGGCGGATCGCGGCGCTGCTGCGCGACGTCGACGCCGAAGCCGCGCGGGCGGCGGTCGCCGAGACCATGATCGCCTTCCCCGTCTACCGCTCCTACCTGCCCGAAGGCACGGAACACTGGGCCGCCGCGATCGCCGGGGCCCGGCAGGCCCGGCCCGACCTCGGTGACGCGCTGGACGCCCTCGACGCGCAGGTCCGCGCCGAGCCGGGCGGCGAGCTGGCCACCCGGCTCCAGCAGACGTCCGGCATGGTCGTGGCCAAAGGCACCGAGGACACGACGTTCTACCGCTACACGCGCTTCGCCGCGCTCAACGAGGTCGGCGGCAATCCGGACCGGTTCGGCATCGGCGTCGAGGAGTTCCACCGGCTGGCGGCCGAGCGGGAAGCCGGGCACCCGGCGGCGATGACGACGCTGACCACGCACGACACCAAGCGTTCCGAGGACACCCGCGCCCGGATGGCCGTGCTGGCCGAGGTGCCCGGCGAGTTCGCCGACGCGGTCCGCCGCTGGAGCGCGCGGCGCGGGATCGACGAGCCGTCGCTCAACCTCCTGGCCTGGCAGACGCTGGTGTCGACCTGGCCGATCGAGCCCGCGCGGCTGCGGGACTACCTCGACAAGGCGGCCAAGGAGGCCAAGCTCCGGACCAGCTGGACCGACCACGACGAGGCGTTCGAGGCCGACGTCGCCGCGTGGCCCGGGGACGTCATGGGCGACGCCGAGCTGGCGTCGGACGTCGAGGCGTTCGTCGCGCGCATCGGGAAGGCCGGGTACGCGAACTCGCTCGGCCAGAAGCTCGTCCAGCTGACCGCGCCCGGCGTCCCGGACGTCTACCAGGGCACCGAGCTGTGGGACTTCTCGCTGGTCGACCCGGACAACCGCCGTCCGGTCGACTACGCGGCCCGCCGCGAGATCCTGGCCCGGATCCTCCAGGGGGAGCAGCCGGAGATCGACGCGTCGGGCGCGGCGAAGCTGCTGGTCGTGCACAAGGCGCTGCGGCTGCGCCGCGAACACCCGGCGCTGTTCCGCGGCTACCGGCCGTTGCGGGCCGAAGGGCCCGCGGCGGAGCACTGCCTGGCCTACACGCGGTCCGCGGACCTGGCGGTCGCGGTGACGCGCCTGCCGGTCGGCCTCGAAGCCGGCGGCGGCTGGCGCGGCACCGTGCTGCCGCTGCCCGGCGGCACCTGGACCGACGTCCTGACCGGCCGCGAGGCTACCGGCGACCTGGCCACCCTGTTCGACCGATATCCCGTCGCGTTGCTGGTGCGAGGAGACGCATGA
- the glgX gene encoding glycogen debranching protein GlgX, whose translation MRPWPGTPYPLGATYDGVGTNFALFSEVAELVELCLFDAEGKETRYALEEVDGFVHHGYLLNVGPGQRYGFRVHGPYDPKRGLRCNPNKLLIDPYAKAVSHGVKWDESLFGYKFDNPEERNDDDSAGRVPYSLVANPFFDWGNDRQPKRPYNETVIYEAHVKGMTVNHPFVPEALRGTYAGMAHPAVVEHLQKLGVTAVELLPVHQFVTDHGLAQKGLTNYWGYNTIGYFAPHDSYAAMPGEGGQVQEFKGMVKAFHEAGIEVILDVVYNHTAEGNHLGPTLSMRGIDNEAYYRLVEGEPEYYMDYTGTGNSLNVRNPHTLQLIMDSLRYWVTEMHVDGFRFDLASALAREFYDVDRLSTFFDLVQQDPIVSQVKLIAEPWDVGPGGYQVGNFPPLWTEWNGQFRDTVRDFWRGEPSTLGEFASRITGSSDLYQDDGRRPFASINFVTAHDGFTLRDLVSYNEKHNEANGEDGRDGADDNRSWNCGIEGETDDPEVLALRARQQRNMLATLMLSQGVPMILHGDEFGRTQQGNNNVYCQDSELSWMDWELADDNADLVRFTAGLGAFRHAHPVFRRRRFFQGGPVGKGDKLGDIAWFTPAGEEMTEQNWDDGFGKAVVVFLNGQAIPDLDARGMPVEDDSFLLAFNAHYEDIDAKLPGNGYGQAWTVVVDTATGEVEPAGAEPIEGGGQFTLPARSLVVLQRTEPA comes from the coding sequence GTGCGGCCCTGGCCCGGAACGCCCTATCCGCTCGGCGCCACCTACGACGGAGTGGGGACGAACTTCGCCCTGTTCTCCGAGGTGGCCGAGCTCGTCGAACTGTGCCTGTTCGACGCCGAGGGCAAGGAGACGCGCTACGCGCTCGAAGAAGTCGACGGCTTCGTCCACCACGGCTACCTGCTCAACGTCGGGCCCGGGCAGCGGTACGGGTTCCGGGTGCACGGCCCGTACGACCCGAAGCGCGGCCTGCGCTGCAACCCGAACAAGCTGCTCATCGACCCCTACGCGAAGGCCGTCTCGCACGGCGTGAAGTGGGACGAGTCGCTGTTCGGCTACAAGTTCGACAACCCCGAAGAGCGCAACGACGACGACTCCGCCGGGCGGGTGCCGTACTCACTGGTGGCGAATCCGTTCTTCGACTGGGGCAACGACCGCCAGCCGAAGCGGCCCTACAACGAGACGGTGATCTACGAAGCGCACGTCAAGGGCATGACGGTGAACCACCCGTTCGTGCCCGAGGCGCTGCGGGGCACCTACGCCGGCATGGCGCACCCGGCCGTCGTCGAGCACCTGCAGAAGCTCGGCGTGACGGCGGTGGAGCTGCTGCCGGTGCACCAGTTCGTCACCGACCACGGCCTCGCCCAGAAAGGCCTGACGAACTACTGGGGCTACAACACGATCGGCTACTTCGCGCCGCACGACTCCTACGCGGCGATGCCCGGCGAGGGCGGCCAGGTCCAGGAGTTCAAGGGCATGGTCAAGGCCTTCCACGAAGCCGGCATCGAAGTCATCCTCGACGTGGTTTACAACCACACCGCCGAGGGCAACCACCTCGGGCCGACCCTGTCGATGCGCGGCATCGACAACGAGGCCTACTACCGGCTGGTCGAGGGGGAGCCCGAGTACTACATGGACTACACCGGCACCGGGAACTCGCTCAACGTGCGCAACCCGCACACCCTGCAGCTGATCATGGACTCGCTGCGCTACTGGGTGACGGAGATGCACGTCGACGGGTTCCGCTTCGACCTGGCCTCGGCGCTGGCCCGCGAGTTCTACGACGTCGACCGGCTGTCGACGTTCTTCGACCTGGTCCAGCAGGACCCGATCGTCAGCCAGGTGAAGCTCATCGCCGAGCCGTGGGACGTCGGTCCCGGTGGCTACCAGGTCGGGAACTTCCCGCCGCTGTGGACGGAGTGGAACGGGCAGTTCCGCGACACCGTCCGCGACTTCTGGCGCGGTGAGCCCTCGACGCTGGGCGAGTTCGCGTCGCGGATCACCGGCTCCTCGGACCTCTACCAGGACGACGGCCGCCGCCCGTTCGCCTCGATCAACTTCGTCACCGCGCACGACGGCTTCACGCTGCGGGACCTGGTGTCCTACAACGAAAAGCACAACGAGGCCAACGGCGAGGACGGCCGTGACGGCGCCGACGACAACCGCTCGTGGAACTGCGGGATCGAGGGCGAGACCGACGATCCCGAAGTGCTCGCGCTGCGTGCCCGCCAGCAGCGGAACATGCTCGCCACGCTGATGCTGTCCCAGGGCGTGCCGATGATCCTGCACGGCGACGAGTTCGGCCGGACCCAGCAGGGCAACAACAACGTCTACTGCCAGGACTCCGAACTGTCCTGGATGGACTGGGAGCTGGCCGACGACAACGCCGACCTGGTCCGGTTCACCGCCGGGCTCGGCGCGTTCCGGCACGCCCACCCGGTGTTCCGCCGCCGCCGGTTCTTCCAGGGCGGCCCGGTCGGCAAGGGCGACAAGCTCGGCGACATCGCCTGGTTCACCCCGGCGGGGGAGGAGATGACCGAGCAGAACTGGGACGACGGCTTCGGCAAGGCGGTCGTCGTGTTCCTCAACGGCCAGGCGATCCCGGACCTGGACGCGCGCGGCATGCCGGTCGAGGACGACTCGTTCCTGCTCGCCTTCAACGCCCACTACGAAGACATCGACGCCAAGCTGCCGGGCAACGGGTACGGCCAGGCCTGGACCGTCGTCGTCGACACCGCGACCGGCGAGGTGGAGCCCGCCGGCGCCGAGCCGATCGAAGGCGGCGGCCAGTTCACCCTGCCCGCGCGGTCGCTGGTCGTGCTGCAGCGGACGGAGCCCGCATGA
- the malQ gene encoding 4-alpha-glucanotransferase, which produces MPDDIPARRPLQQLADRFGVATRYRNADQVWVDVEDDVVVAVLRQFGVDASSDAAIAEALRRDAGRDRLPPTVVVKQGTSRPLPRGAEVVLEDGRRLPAGDALPGDLPLGWHRIVTADQDVVLAVVPAKLPDVPPAWGWMLQLYALHSPGSWGIGDYADLRTFAARSASELDAGVLLVNPVQAFSPAHPVERSPYSPASRRFANPIYLRVTATETFEKADPATREAVSSLVPDRDGELIDYDKVWTAKRAALELLWPHRVEEPPADADLEAFGLFCALAERHGGDWRDWPEALRDPAGPEVERAREELKERVGFHAWLQHLCRLQLEAARTAAREAGMTVGIVHDLPVGVHPGGADTWAARDVFAADVRVGAPPDAFNQQGQDWNLPPWRPDKLAEAGYAPFRDVIRGVLRYADGIRVDHIAGLWRLWWIPPGEPPHRGTYVHYDAEAMVGVLALEAHRAGAVVVGEDLGTVEETVTETMHERGMLSSAVLWFERDWDAPGKPFTRPADWDPEAMASISTHDLPTVSGWLAGEHVRVRAELGLLDRGVEAEENAAAAERQALRELLAREGIPDDDMVVALHTLLAKAASRLVLTSPADVAGQVRQPNLPGTVDQYPNWRIPLPVSVDGFFTAKGVRAAVAPLAAARPLPG; this is translated from the coding sequence GTGCCCGATGACATCCCCGCCCGCCGTCCGCTGCAGCAGCTTGCCGATCGCTTCGGCGTCGCCACCCGGTACCGGAATGCCGACCAGGTCTGGGTCGACGTCGAAGACGATGTCGTCGTCGCCGTCCTCCGGCAGTTCGGGGTCGATGCCTCCAGCGATGCCGCCATCGCCGAAGCCCTCCGGCGGGACGCCGGCCGGGACCGGCTGCCGCCGACCGTCGTCGTCAAGCAGGGGACCAGCCGGCCCCTGCCCCGCGGTGCCGAGGTCGTCCTCGAAGACGGCCGCCGGTTGCCGGCCGGGGACGCACTGCCCGGCGACCTGCCGCTCGGCTGGCACCGGATCGTCACCGCCGACCAGGACGTCGTGCTCGCCGTCGTACCCGCGAAGCTGCCCGATGTCCCGCCCGCCTGGGGCTGGATGCTGCAGCTCTACGCCCTGCACTCGCCCGGCTCCTGGGGCATCGGCGACTACGCCGACCTGCGGACCTTCGCTGCCCGGTCGGCCTCCGAACTCGACGCCGGCGTCCTGCTCGTCAACCCCGTGCAGGCCTTCAGCCCGGCGCACCCCGTCGAACGCTCTCCCTACTCGCCCGCGAGCCGGCGCTTCGCCAACCCCATCTACCTGCGGGTCACCGCCACCGAGACGTTCGAGAAGGCCGACCCCGCGACCCGGGAAGCGGTCAGCTCCCTCGTCCCGGACCGGGACGGCGAGCTCATCGACTACGACAAGGTGTGGACGGCCAAGCGTGCCGCGCTCGAGCTGCTGTGGCCGCACCGCGTCGAAGAACCGCCGGCCGACGCCGACCTCGAAGCCTTCGGCCTCTTCTGCGCCCTCGCCGAGCGGCACGGCGGCGACTGGCGGGACTGGCCAGAGGCCCTGCGCGACCCCGCCGGACCCGAGGTCGAACGCGCCCGCGAAGAGCTCAAGGAGCGCGTCGGCTTCCACGCGTGGCTGCAGCACCTCTGCCGCCTGCAGCTCGAAGCCGCCCGGACGGCCGCGCGCGAGGCCGGGATGACCGTCGGGATCGTGCACGACCTGCCGGTCGGCGTGCACCCCGGCGGGGCCGACACCTGGGCCGCGCGGGACGTCTTCGCCGCCGACGTGCGCGTCGGGGCGCCGCCGGACGCCTTCAACCAGCAGGGCCAGGACTGGAACCTGCCGCCGTGGCGGCCCGACAAGCTCGCCGAGGCCGGGTACGCGCCCTTCCGGGACGTCATCCGCGGCGTCCTCCGCTACGCCGACGGCATCCGCGTCGACCACATCGCCGGGCTCTGGCGGCTCTGGTGGATCCCGCCGGGCGAGCCGCCGCACCGCGGCACCTACGTCCACTACGACGCCGAGGCCATGGTCGGCGTGCTCGCGCTCGAAGCGCACCGCGCGGGCGCGGTCGTCGTGGGGGAGGACCTCGGCACGGTCGAGGAGACCGTCACCGAGACCATGCACGAGCGCGGCATGCTCAGCTCGGCCGTGCTGTGGTTCGAACGCGACTGGGACGCGCCGGGCAAGCCGTTCACCCGGCCGGCCGACTGGGACCCGGAGGCCATGGCCAGCATCTCCACGCACGACCTGCCGACCGTCTCCGGCTGGCTGGCGGGCGAGCACGTCCGGGTCCGCGCCGAACTGGGCCTGCTGGACCGCGGGGTCGAGGCCGAGGAAAACGCGGCCGCCGCGGAACGTCAGGCGCTGCGGGAACTCCTTGCCCGGGAAGGGATCCCGGACGACGACATGGTGGTCGCCCTGCACACCCTGCTCGCGAAGGCCGCGTCCCGGCTCGTGCTGACCTCGCCCGCGGACGTGGCGGGCCAGGTCCGGCAGCCGAACCTGCCCGGGACGGTCGACCAGTACCCTAACTGGCGGATTCCCCTTCCCGTCAGCGTCGACGGCTTCTTCACCGCGAAGGGGGTGCGCGCCGCGGTGGCGCCGCTGGCGGCGGCGCGTCCGTTGCCCGGATAA